A stretch of the Oceanicola sp. D3 genome encodes the following:
- a CDS encoding FAD-linked oxidase C-terminal domain-containing protein: protein MEMPQPDPQILARKARIVARLRAALPGGVIDAEEEVRAYECDALTAYKCPPLAVVLPSTTEEVSAALKVCHEEGVPVVPRGAGTSLAGGALPTADCVILGVARMAEVLESNYPDRYVHVQTGRTNLSVTGAVEADGFFYAPDPSSQLACAIAGNIAMNSGGAHCLKYGVTTNNLLGVTMVLADGTITKVGGPWMDANGLDLLGLICGSEGQLGVVTEAWLRILPKPEGARPVLIGFDSSEVAGQCVTNIIKAGVLPVAIEFMDRPCIRATEAFAGAGYPDCEALLIVEVEGSEAEIDAQLALICGIAEELNPVELRQSASADESARIWLGRKSAFGAMGQINDYMCLDGTIPVSELPRVLRRIGEMSEEFGLEVANVFHAGDGNMHPLILFNANEEGQLELCEQFGAEILKLCVEVGGCLTGEHGVGIEKRDLMEVQYRPDDLAAQMDVKDVFDAGWILNPAKVFPLTVSAGRRRAPEQAA, encoded by the coding sequence ATGGAAATGCCCCAGCCAGATCCGCAAATCCTCGCCCGTAAGGCCCGGATCGTCGCCCGCCTGCGCGCGGCCCTGCCCGGCGGCGTGATCGACGCGGAGGAGGAGGTGCGGGCCTATGAGTGCGACGCGCTCACCGCCTACAAGTGCCCGCCGCTTGCCGTGGTGCTGCCCTCCACCACCGAAGAGGTCTCCGCTGCGCTGAAGGTGTGCCACGAGGAAGGCGTGCCCGTGGTGCCGCGCGGCGCGGGCACTTCGCTGGCGGGTGGGGCGCTGCCCACGGCGGATTGCGTCATCCTCGGCGTCGCCCGCATGGCCGAGGTGCTCGAAAGCAACTACCCCGACCGCTACGTGCATGTGCAAACCGGGCGCACCAACCTGAGCGTCACAGGCGCGGTGGAGGCCGATGGCTTCTTCTATGCCCCCGACCCGTCGAGCCAACTCGCCTGCGCCATCGCGGGCAACATCGCCATGAACTCCGGCGGCGCGCATTGCCTCAAGTACGGCGTGACCACCAACAACCTGCTCGGCGTGACGATGGTGCTGGCCGATGGCACGATCACCAAGGTCGGTGGCCCGTGGATGGACGCGAACGGCCTCGACCTGCTCGGCCTCATCTGCGGCTCCGAAGGCCAGCTTGGCGTGGTCACTGAAGCCTGGCTGCGGATCCTGCCCAAGCCCGAGGGCGCGCGGCCCGTGCTGATCGGTTTCGACAGCTCCGAAGTGGCGGGCCAATGCGTGACCAACATCATCAAGGCGGGCGTGCTGCCCGTGGCCATCGAGTTTATGGACCGCCCCTGCATCCGCGCCACCGAGGCCTTCGCCGGGGCGGGCTACCCTGATTGCGAGGCGCTCCTGATCGTGGAGGTCGAAGGCTCGGAGGCCGAGATTGACGCGCAGCTGGCACTGATCTGCGGCATCGCTGAAGAGCTGAACCCGGTGGAATTGCGCCAAAGCGCAAGCGCCGACGAAAGCGCCCGCATCTGGCTGGGGCGCAAATCGGCCTTCGGCGCGATGGGCCAGATCAACGACTACATGTGCCTTGATGGCACCATCCCGGTCAGCGAACTGCCGCGCGTGCTGCGCCGCATTGGGGAGATGAGCGAGGAGTTCGGGCTGGAGGTCGCCAACGTCTTCCACGCCGGGGATGGCAACATGCACCCGCTGATCCTGTTCAACGCCAACGAGGAGGGGCAGCTGGAGCTCTGCGAGCAATTCGGTGCCGAGATCCTCAAGCTCTGCGTCGAGGTCGGCGGTTGCCTGACAGGCGAGCATGGCGTGGGCATCGAGAAGCGCGACCTGATGGAGGTGCAATATCGCCCCGATGATCTGGCCGCGCAGATGGACGTAAAAGACGTGTTCGATGCGGGCTGGATCCTGAACCCGGCCAAGGTGTTTCCGCTGACGGTCTCTGCGGGGCGGCGGCGCGCGCCGGAACAGGCGGCGTGA
- a CDS encoding FAD-binding protein translates to MEPASEAELAEALAGAGSPVSVRGGGTRGIVAEGAALRYAGRGISLYEPGALTLVAQAGTPVAEIEAALAAEGQRLAFEVPDMRGLLGTEGESTIGGVVAANASGPRRVSVGAARDFLLGVRFVDGAGRVVQNGGRVMKNVTGYDLVKLMAGSHGTLGVLTEVSLKVLPKPEVAGVLSIDGLSVGDAVAAMSAALGTPWEVTAACHTDLSANDRPSTQLRIEGMQASVTYRLDRLKAHLAPFGEVETTLSDTHDWPWFRDVERFAGGEEDVWRLHCKPSDAPGLAARLPEGAKVMLDWGGGLIWAAVAPGTDLRATLGPFDGHATRVRGQGGSIARFHPEPPALAALTAGLRAKFDPRGILNRGLMA, encoded by the coding sequence ATGGAGCCGGCAAGCGAGGCGGAACTGGCAGAGGCGCTTGCAGGCGCGGGATCGCCAGTCTCGGTGCGCGGTGGCGGCACGCGCGGGATCGTGGCCGAGGGCGCGGCGCTGCGCTACGCGGGGCGCGGCATTTCGCTCTACGAGCCGGGCGCGCTGACGCTGGTGGCGCAGGCAGGCACGCCGGTGGCAGAGATCGAGGCGGCGCTGGCGGCGGAAGGGCAGCGGCTGGCCTTCGAGGTGCCCGACATGCGCGGGCTGCTCGGCACCGAGGGAGAGAGCACCATTGGCGGCGTCGTGGCGGCCAATGCCAGCGGCCCCCGGCGGGTTTCTGTGGGCGCGGCGCGGGATTTCCTGCTTGGGGTGCGTTTTGTCGATGGCGCGGGCCGCGTGGTGCAGAACGGCGGGCGGGTGATGAAGAATGTTACCGGCTACGATCTGGTGAAGCTGATGGCCGGAAGCCACGGCACGCTTGGGGTGTTGACGGAGGTGTCGCTGAAGGTGCTGCCGAAGCCCGAGGTGGCGGGCGTGCTTTCCATCGACGGGCTTTCGGTGGGCGATGCGGTGGCGGCGATGAGCGCCGCGCTGGGCACGCCATGGGAGGTGACGGCGGCCTGCCATACCGACCTCTCAGCCAATGACCGGCCCTCGACGCAGCTGCGGATCGAGGGAATGCAGGCGTCGGTCACCTACCGGCTCGACCGGCTGAAGGCGCATCTCGCCCCCTTCGGTGAGGTCGAGACCACCCTGAGCGACACCCATGACTGGCCCTGGTTCCGCGATGTGGAGCGCTTCGCGGGCGGGGAAGAGGATGTCTGGCGGCTGCATTGCAAGCCCTCCGACGCGCCCGGCCTCGCGGCGCGGCTGCCCGAGGGCGCGAAGGTGATGCTCGACTGGGGCGGCGGGCTCATCTGGGCCGCTGTCGCGCCGGGCACCGACCTGCGCGCTACGCTCGGCCCCTTTGACGGCCACGCGACGCGGGTGCGGGGGCAGGGGGGCAGCATCGCCCGCTTCCACCCCGAGCCGCCCGCGCTTGCCGCGCTCACCGCCGGGCTGCGGGCCAAGTTTG